TCGAATGAGTAGTTGTTGAAAAGTGCAAATGTTGGAACAAGAAGCTTATGcagattctttttttcattagCACACTTTATCCTGTAATGGAGGAGCATAGTGTTTTAAGATCTGCATtgtatgttgatgatgatttttgttctttccaGAAAAAGTCCACTCGCATTCTGAAACCCTCAGAACTTCAGGCACAGTTATGCACAGTTCAGGAAGACCTGAAGAAGGCCAATGAGAAGTTGGTTTTggttgagaaagaaaaatcaaaggcTCTCGATGAACTAAATGAAGCCCAGATATTGTTTGAGGAGGCAAATGAGAAGCTCAGAGAGGCTTTGGTGGCTCAGAAGCGAGCAGAAGAAAattctgaaattgaaaagttcCGAGCAGTTGAGATGGAGCAAGCGGGGATTGAAGCAGCTCAGAGGAAGGAAGAGGAATGGCACAAAGAGCTGGAAGCAGTGAGAAACCAGCATGCGCTGGATGTGGCTGCTCTACTATCCACCACTATTGAACTTCAGAAGGTGAAGCAAGAACTAGCAATGACATGTGACGCAAAAAACCAGGCCCTAAGCCACGCTGATGATGCAACAAGAATAGCTGAGATTCAAGCAGAAAAGGTCGAAGCTCTTTCTGCCGAATTGGTTCACTTGAAAGGTGCGCTTGATTCCAGGGTCAAAGAAGAGACAATTGAgaacaataaattagtatcaGAGTTAAAATTGGAGATAAATTCTCTGAAAGAACAGCTTGAAAAGGTGAATTTTTTTGAGGGGGTATTGGCAGAAAAAGAGGCTACTTTAGAGCAACTTAATGTTGATTTGGAGGCAGCAAAAATGGCCGAATGTTATGCACAAAAATTGGTGGAAGAGTTGCATGAAAGAGCTGATGAATTAACATCTCAGGCTGAGCTAGCAAAGAGATTGAAGAAATCTGCATCAGAAACGCTCGAATCAGTTATGAAACAGCTGGAAGAAAGCAACAATTCATTGCATAATGCAGAATCTGAGATTGCAGTACTTAAGGAGAAGGTCGGATTGCTGGAAATCTCAATTGGGAGGCAGAAAGAGGATCTAGATGAATCAGAATGTTGCCTCAAACTAGCTAAAGAAGAAGGTACTCAAATGGTGAAGAAGATAGAATTGCTTAAGTCTGAGCTTGAAACtgtaaaagaagagaaaactCTTGCATTGAACAATGAGAAGCTGGCAGCTGCCAGTAAACAAACTCTGTTGGAGGAAAAGAACAAGCTCATCAGTGAGTTGGAATCATccagagaagaagaagaaaaaagcaaGAAGGCATTAGAAAGTCTAGCATCAGCCTTACACGAAGTTTCTTCAGAAGCAAGAGATGCAAAAGAAAAGCTATTTTCTGTTCAAGTTGAGCTTGAAAACTATGAAACACGAATAGAAGATCTGAGAATGGTTATGAAAGCAACAAATGAGAAGTATGAAAGCATGCTTGACAAtgcaaaacaagaaattgatGCTCTCACTCATTCAATTGGACAGTCAAAGCACGATTACCAGAATTTGAAGGCTGAGTTGGAACAAAAGGAGCTTCATTTGATGACCTCTTTGAAAAGATCTGAAGAAGAGAATTCTTCTATggaaaatgagataaataggCTGGTTAATTTACTAAAACAGGCAGAAGAAGAAGCTAGGGCATTGAGGGAGGAGGGAGATCATTGGAAACAATCTTTTAAGGAAGCTGAATCGGAGTTGATTTACCTAAAGGAAGACCTCAGTGAAGTGAAGGCCGAGAACATGAGATTAAAAGAGGGCTTGATGGAGAGAGAAAATGAATGGCAGAATATTCTTCTCGAGAATGAGGAGCTGCGGAAAAAGGATTCAGCTTCTCTGGAGAAGGTTGAGGAGTTATCTAAATTGCTTGAAGAAGCTTTGGCCAAGAAGCATGGGGAGGAAAATGGTGAGGGGACGGATAGCGAAAAGGACTATGACATGCTCCCAAAGGTGGTGGAGTTTACTGAACAAAATGGCACTGGAGAAGTGAAGCCTAAGGTGGAGCTTCAATCTCAATCAAGGGAGCTACCTGTAAAAGAGGAGGCTGTTGTTGAAGTTAGTGATGTTTGTAGCAATGAGTCCGTTCATGAAGCTCCTGAAGTGGAGAATTCAAATGAGAGAGTAAAAGATGGTGAGGCAAATGAAAAGGATAATGCAGATGCAGCGGAAGTTGATATTAAAATGTGGGAAAGCTGCAAGATTGATGAGAAAGAGTTGTTGTCGGGGGAGCAGCAATCGTTTGAGGATGAAGTGGAGTCGGGTGGTGATGTGAATGAGCAAGCGAATGGGCTGGCGTCAACAGAAAATGTGGAAAATGGT
This region of Sesamum indicum cultivar Zhongzhi No. 13 linkage group LG4, S_indicum_v1.0, whole genome shotgun sequence genomic DNA includes:
- the LOC105160201 gene encoding WEB family protein At3g02930, chloroplastic; this translates as MSAKSKSALSGTPNTKPSPPPPRVSKSSRGVSKSGADSTSSSQMAGFSVDRSPKSVTPKPTLDRPSSKLSTTPDKKSTRILKPSELQAQLCTVQEDLKKANEKLVLVEKEKSKALDELNEAQILFEEANEKLREALVAQKRAEENSEIEKFRAVEMEQAGIEAAQRKEEEWHKELEAVRNQHALDVAALLSTTIELQKVKQELAMTCDAKNQALSHADDATRIAEIQAEKVEALSAELVHLKGALDSRVKEETIENNKLVSELKLEINSLKEQLEKVNFFEGVLAEKEATLEQLNVDLEAAKMAECYAQKLVEELHERADELTSQAELAKRLKKSASETLESVMKQLEESNNSLHNAESEIAVLKEKVGLLEISIGRQKEDLDESECCLKLAKEEGTQMVKKIELLKSELETVKEEKTLALNNEKLAAASKQTLLEEKNKLISELESSREEEEKSKKALESLASALHEVSSEARDAKEKLFSVQVELENYETRIEDLRMVMKATNEKYESMLDNAKQEIDALTHSIGQSKHDYQNLKAELEQKELHLMTSLKRSEEENSSMENEINRLVNLLKQAEEEARALREEGDHWKQSFKEAESELIYLKEDLSEVKAENMRLKEGLMERENEWQNILLENEELRKKDSASLEKVEELSKLLEEALAKKHGEENGEGTDSEKDYDMLPKVVEFTEQNGTGEVKPKVELQSQSRELPVKEEAVVEVSDVCSNESVHEAPEVENSNERVKDGEANEKDNADAAEVDIKMWESCKIDEKELLSGEQQSFEDEVESGGDVNEQANGLASTENVENGGSSPTKSESQRKKKPLLRKFGSLLKKKGSSSSSSNHK